A portion of the Scleropages formosus chromosome 13, fSclFor1.1, whole genome shotgun sequence genome contains these proteins:
- the LOC108929656 gene encoding perforin-1-like: MRCLFVLWLWLWSLPPTLPCTTGNPAECQKARLVPGSNLAGEGFDVVTMQRKQAYVIDVETWEIKPNKTCTLCTNPYMGGEVQKVPLALVDWRVLPHCKLQVSSVVYESSEHFVESNMNRVYPTWKDGLHLPSSSSLMLGGTHSKLAKMTMEQSKQDKYSFIEQDVQCAYYSYQLTEEPPLHKEFIQNLQGLPATYNKNTKAEYRRLLDTYGTHFIKKVKLGGRVSSVTSLRLCEAALSHYTETEVKDCLDAEASKILKNVTDFIKTEKNYCKKHTNDTFSSQFHDRVTEVEGGEAGVPDLLFSNMPNVFNDWTDSLKKIPGVVNYSLDPLHLLVDGSQSKKEGLKKAIEDYILENALYKHCSGKCSGGSKPSSHDCCNCVCNPSQYITSHCCPANAGLARLTVKVLRATGLWGDTFSKTDGFVKISFGGKSAQTDVIYNNDNPEWKTEFPLDMVTLSLGTELKLEVWDEDKDWYKWWNDNLGECKVSPESGSHSRICPLNHGTLYYSYTVECAPGLGGTTCRKYIPTPMSPSLAPLYTSRNAVNVTASLLMHMRRGHRVDPLIFVVPTDGKNISKTQGIPNDIHTYAMPKL, encoded by the exons ATGCGGTGTCTGTTTGTCCTCTGGCTGTGGTTGTGGTCGCTGCCCCCGACCCTCCCCTGCACCACCGGGAATCCAGCAGAATGCCAAAAAGCTCGTTTAGTTCCTGGGTCAAATCTGGCAGGTGAGGGGTTTGATGTAGTTACCATGCAGCGCAAGCAAGCCTATGTCATCGATGTGGAGACCTGGGAGATTAAACCCAACAAAACCTGCACTCTGTGCACTAACCCCTACATGGGGGGTGAGGTCCAGAAGGTGCCGCTGGCTCTGGTGGACTGGCGGGTGCTGCCCCACTGCAAGCTGCAGGTCTCCAGTGTTGTGTACGAGTCCAGTGAGCATTTCGTGGAAAGCAACATGAACAGGGTGTACCCCACCTGGAAGGACGGGCTCCACCTCCCATCGTCTTCATCTCTTATGCTGGGGGGCACCCACTCAAAGCTGGCAAAGATGACCATGGAGCAGTCCAAGCAGGACAAATACAGTTTCATCGAACAGGATGTGCAGTGTGCCTACTACAG CTACCAGCTTACAGAGGAGCCACCCCTGCATAAGGAGTTTATTCAAAACCTTCAGGGCCTCCCTGCGACGTACAacaagaacaccaaggcagagTATCGCCGCTTGTTGGACACCTATGGGACACACTTCATCAAGAAGGTGAAGCTGGGTGGTCGTGTGAGCAGTGTTACCTCACTGCGGCTGTGTGAAGCGGCGCTGAGCCACTACACTGAGACTGAGGTGAAGGATTGCCTAGATGCTGAAGCATCCAAAATTCTGAAGAACGTGACAGACTTCATCAAGACCGAAAAAAATTACTGCAAGAAGCACACCAACGACACATTCTCCAGCCAGTTCCACGACAGAGTCACTGAGGTGGAAGGTGGTGAGGCTGGAGTTCCTGATCTGTTGTTTTCAAACATGCCTAATGTTTTCAACGACTGGACCGACAGCCTGAAGAAAATCCCTGGAGTCGTCAACTACTCTTTGGATCCACTGCACCTACTGGTGGACGGTTCTCAGTCAAAGAAAGAGGGGCTGAAGAAGGCTATAGAAGACTACATCCTGGAGAATGCTCTGTACAAGCACTGCTCTGGAAAGTGTTCTGGAGGCTCCAAGCCCAGCTCACATGATTGCTGCAACTGTGTCTGTAACCCCAGTCAGTACATAACCAGCCATTGCTGCCCAGCTAACGCAGGTCTGGCCCGACTCACTGTCAAGGTGTTGCGAGCAACAGGCTTGTGGGGGGACACCTTTAGTAAAACTGATGGATTTGTGAAGAtaagctttggaggaaaatctGCCCAGACTGATGTTATTTATAATAACGATAACCCAGAGTGGAAAACCGAGTTCCCACTGGACATGGTGACACTTTCACTGGGGACGGAGCTGAAGCTGGAGGTGTGGGACGAAGACAAGGACTGGTACAAGTGGTGGAATGACAACCTGGGAGAGTGCAAGGTCTCCCCTGAAAGTGGCTCCCACAGTCGTATCTGCCCACTGAACCATGGCACTCTTTACTACTCTTATACAGTTGAATGTGCTCCTGGACTTGGAGGAACGACGTGCCGCAAGTACATTCCTACTCCCATGAGCCCCAGCCTGGCCCCTCTGTACACCTCCAGGAATGCCGTCAATGTCACTGCCAGCCTCCTGATGCACATGAGAAGGGGACATCGTGTTGATCCTCTGATCTTTGTGGTACCGACAGAtgggaaaaacatcagcaaaactcAAGGCATTCCAAATGACATCCACACTTATGCCATGCCCAAGCTTTAA
- the LOC108929655 gene encoding endonuclease domain-containing 1 protein-like: MGPLGSWLLVLQLLGWVWVGQAGVGNSFKDCSQFLFMRTPPVGFRGGELRQICQRYNEKPRFATLYDRSRRVPIYSAYTFKKSDGQERMDTPWMYEPQLASQEENSNMRVLPPAEQMDPLIEESQAVLQDFTDAVLYERGALNPDQHQSSSEDKAATYTLTNHVPLVTIFLEESWTAYVDTVRQRLNNFCHGKAYVMTGVAVSGLMIRRGNTDRLAVPRYLWSAYCCPRFDRNSPYEVRFMFPTYAAYGINQEVGHSVQEVPLKTLESKLKNQTNVDRNLSLFYKDCIVENIIKRRKR; this comes from the exons ATGGGTCCTCTGGGCTCTTGGCTATTGGTACTGCAACTCCTGGGTTGGGTGTGGGTGGGCCAAGCCGGCGTGGGCAACAGTTTCAAGGACTGCAGCCAGTTTCTGTTCATGAGAACCCCCCCAGTGGGTTTCCGGGGTGGAGAACTGCGGCAGATCTGCCAGCGCTACAACGAAAAGCCACGTTTTGCCACGCTGTACGACCGCAGCCGCCGCGTGCCCATCTACTCGGCTTACACCTTCAAGAAGTCTGACGGCCAGGAAAGGatggacacaccctggatgtaTGAGCCACAG TTGGCCTCGCAGGAAGAGAACAGCAACATGAGAGTGCTACCACCTGCAGAGCAAATGGACCCACTGATCGAAGAGAGCCAGGCTGTCCTGCAGGACTTTACAGATGCCGTATTGTATGAGCGGGGTGCACTCAACCCGGACCAGCACCAGTCCTCTAGTGAGGACAAGGCTGCTACCTATACTCTGACCAATCATGTGCCTCTGGTTACCATCTTCCTGGAGGAGTCTTGGACCGCCTATGTTGACACTGTGCGCCAGCGGCTCAACAACTTCTGTCATGGCAAGGCTTACGTGATGACAGGTGTGGCAGTTTCTGGACTGATGATCCGCAGAGGGAACACTGACCGCTTGGCGGTCCCCAGGTATCTGTGGTCGGCCTACTGTTGTCCTCGCTTCGATAGGAATTCACCTTATGAGGTGCGCTTCATGTTCCCCACCTATGCTGCCTATGGCATCAACCAGGAGGTGGGGCACAGCGTTCAGGAGGTCCCACTCAAGACTCTGGAGAGCAAACTGAAGAACCAGACAAACGTGGATCGAAACCTATCGCTTTTTTACAAAGACTGCATTGTGGAGAACATTATTAAGAGAAGGAAGAGATAG